Within Crassostrea angulata isolate pt1a10 chromosome 2, ASM2561291v2, whole genome shotgun sequence, the genomic segment CCATGCAAAAATGCCTCGGTCACAGTCAGGGCGCCGTGACATGTATCCCTTGTTAGAATATCATGAAAAAGTGTGCAATATGTTTCACCTTTTTAGCGATCTCATGCCGATTCCATATATTTTACAACACCGGGATaactcgggggggggggggatttgtGGGACACTTTGCCTTTACGTTCTATATGAATTTATATCTTAAGAAGCAAATACAAGTTTTTACATCTTATTTTAGATTGACAATAATTTCGAAATACGAAATTTAGTGCCTTCTTTTTGCTGCCGACCTTTCATCATTTTAATGCAACTGTGACATTAATTACTTTTGATTTCTAGCGATTTCATCTATTTACAgtataaatcaaattttaattggTATTCATAAAATCTTcatcatttcttaaaaatatttatttgataaaatcaacgAGTTGGATTTAATAATTTACTGataaaatgacattattttaGGGATTTACCCGGAACCCGCTTACGTTTCTTTAACTTTTACTTttctagaatattttaaaacgtattctcattgaaatattgtaaaaattgaaaattctaaaagaTTGAAAATGGTTCACTATACACCAATACATCCAGGTTCTCTATATTCTGTTGTGTCTGGTCAAACATTACCACACTTTCCTGTAGTGATGCTTTAAGACTTTTTATAGgtatataaaaagttttataatttgCTTACCTCAGCTCACTTCCCCCTATTAGTTTTGGAGCGCTTCAGGTCTTGTTTACaagtcaaatttaaattttatatcagATTTGTTTTCAAAGGAAGTCCACATGCAAAAGCATTTAGTTTGATGATGGTCCACAAAAGTAATGCCGATTTATATACAGTTTATAATtacaagtttgttaaaatgctATAGTTTCATCTACCTTAATGCATTGTGAAACCAGTAAAACAAAATCCTGAATTATCCAAAAATTGTTGGAGGTGTACCATCCAAAATAATACACGTATCGACATTTCCCATCTTTCCGTACAAAGTATTTTCATTATACGACAATGCACGACGTACAACTTGAAAAATGCAACCTGATATTAAattgaagaaaacaaattacagcTTTTAAGCAGATTTGCTCAATACATAGGAAGACTTCAATCATTGAATTCATGAAATGGTTTACATAAAGCGAGTATTTCCCAATTGCAGTATTGATATTGGTATACAGGTATGTACGGCCGCGGCCGGATTTTAAATATTCCAACATATTTTGAGAATGCTCcaattttttaagatatttttttctggtATGTGCTCTGAAAAGAAATTGGAAAATCTTGATATAGATAGGAATATCATGCACATTCCGCCTACCTAAAATTTTAAACCAATATCAAACGAgctcagaaaaaaaatattgttgtccATTTTTATaacgttgaaaaaaaattatttattccgcACCAGAAacttattatttgatatacaataaacatttatgaaattatgcatagaactctctctctctctctctctctctctctctctctctctctctctctaaaagatctactacaggtaacatggagtaatgaggctagaggctaatgtacatttgacgtcaaaaaaaagtaaataagtatttttttctagttacgGGATATTGTCTACgggtgttattttttgaaattcactgttcaatgatttaataacaaatctattgactgtctgggattaaaaaaaaaaaacccgatttttattatcaactgaatgcttaacattggtcatttagacataacacttgggtatcgtttggattcgggaaaatggggattaaataatcatactatatttctaatgatgtaggttattttatttgctgacttaccagaattttttattatgcagttaTTGNNNNNNNNNNNNNNNNNNNNNNNNNNNNNNNNNNNNNNNNNNNNNNNNNNNNNNNNNNNNNNNNNNNNNNNNNNNNNNNNNNNNNNNNNNNNNNNNNNNNNNNNNNNNNNNNNNNNNNNNNNNNNNNNNNNNNNNNNNNNNNNNNNNNNNNNNNNNNNNNNNNNNNNNNNNNNNNNNNNNNNNNNNNNNNNNNNNNNNNNNNNNNNNNNNNNNNNNNNNNNNNNNNNNNNNNNNNNNNNNNNNNNNNNNNNNNNNNNNNNNNNNNNNNNNNNNNNNNNNNNNNNNNNNNNNNNNNNNNNNNNNNNNNNNNNNNNNNNNNNNNNNNNNNNNNNNNNNNNNNNNNNNNNNNNNNNNNNNNNNNNNNNNNNNNNNNNNNNNNNNNNNNNNNNNNNNNNNNNNNNNNNNNNNNNNNNNNNNNNNNNNNNNNNNNNNNNNNNNNNNNNNNNNNNNNNNNNNNNNNNNNNNNNNNNNNNNNNNNNNNNNNNNNNNNNNNNNNNNNNCAAGCTTGAAGGAGCCACTGGCGCCTGTGCCCTTGGCTTGTTTCAGAGCACCTTTCTTCACTCCGTTCTTCAAAGCCATTTTCAAGTGGGCGTTGATGGAGTTGACGTCGTTGCCGACTTTGTAGTTGGCCATTATGTACTTTAGAATGGCTTGTCTGGAAGATCCGCCACGCTCTTTCAAAGATTCCAGGGCGGCCCTGATCATGTCAACGTACTTGGGGTGCGCTGCTGGCACCTTAGGCTTTGTAACCTTCTTCTTGGCTGGGGTTGTGGTTGCTGTATCTGCCATGGTTTCGGACGAAATGGAAACGGCGTTGTATTCACTGCGAACTAAGACGAGGAAATAATGGGGTCACAAGCACtcgctgtttttgtttacatcgagcGCGGACGTCCTCGAAAACATCCCCTAAAATCGAAGCGCTTGTTCATACTGAGGTCGATGTGTGTTTTGATGTTGGTGTTTGCATCCTTGTTTCGACGTTTCATAGGCCGCAATTGTAACTATTCTACTAAAAACACGTAATGTGGATATATCTCTAAAGTATTCTCTGCGTTTCGCCCGTAAAAATATcactaaaataattaaaattaaacgaaAACATAGGCCAGACTATCATTTAGCAACTGCACAGACAGCTAAAAGTCGCGCAATCTctctaaaaatgataattttttaaaacttattcagGGCTATAACCTGTTCACTTACTGAGACATGTATACTCAATGTCGTTTATTGTGGGGTGAAGTAattcatgtttcttttttaacgaAACACGCGACAGCTCCGTGCATCCAGAAACACGCCACACAAAAATACGTGCCGGGAAAATGTTTACTCTAGGAAtggttataaatttaaaaacctgTCGGATAGAACAAATGAGACCAacacataaatatcaaatttgacaAAGGAAAAACTATATGTTAGTTTATCTATTACACGCAGCATTCTAGTGCAAAATACGCTGTAAAATCGTTTTGCTTATATACGAATTGTAATccgacaaagaaaaaaaaaattccattcctTTATTCCTTCAAtacctaattaattaaacaaactaaaatttgtaaaaaagaatttttattttaaaaatccatttcattcattcattcattcattttttgtattcatcgCGAACCTATCTTTTTTGATCGTACTGTcgatatctatttatctatccccccccccccacccccctttttttttctaacgcCACCAAATGATTTAGCTGCGCCTCAGAGTGTACACCATTACCTTAAATTAGAAAGAAATAATATGCGGTACCAAATATGTAATAAACTTTTCCAAGAATGTCATGCGACCAGCATGCGAAGTTAAAACACTTATTCACAGAACACACATTTCATCCCACATTGGTATTTGCATGATCTCTCGTTTAATTTTTCATCCTATATTAATTCTAATActgaaaaatttgattgaaaccaTCTACCAGCAACGTGTGAGGCAAACATCGTAAACTTATTATCTCGAGCtacctccaaaaaaaaatcaaaaaaaaaaaaaatcacatgtacATCAGATTGCATTTATAGATATATCCATAAGCCTATACAGATGTAGATTTCGAAATTAATGCACatacaatttatacaatattcACCCCTAGCTTTCAATATCATTGATCTCTGACATAAATGTATCATTCACAGTAGCACTTCATCGAGTATAAGTACATATGAATCGTAATAATTTAACATTTATGTGACAGAGTatgcatgtgtgtatatatatatatacgtttcTTATCAATGGGTTTCAAACACTTCAGTTATATAAACACAGAAACCTAGAAttgtatatttccttttatacGACAAGTCGTTATCCAAGCACACAAAATCAGTTGAGTTAgaaatgttaattaattaacgacctggttatatatatacagcACGCAAATTGTGCGAACATTCACGTGAATTTCTCCATAGTCTGTATCATCTATATGCGCCAAgtgtctatttatttattttttttatttatttatctctctctctctctctctctctctctctctctctctctctctctctctctctctctctctctctctctttttaagTCTGGCGATttcctttacaaaattaaatcggGGAAAACGTTGATTACATGCAGTCAGGGACGAGGATGGTATTAATTGACAGCGTaatagaaatgaaattaatCGAAATACAAATAGAATGTGCAAATCggaatcaaaatattgaacacagacagttttaaattaatatgtgtgtgtttcttttttcttgaaagCAACTGCACGCACGCTAATATATACCGTTGTCTCGATAATCTAAGAAGCGTGTTATCTACGTgtgctttttatataaatgcttaTGTGCATGTACACTGCATATTATAGAggcatcttttcgaaaaatatgggtGGCCGTGAAAACGGCCGTTTGGTATAGACAAAAAAGTCGGCAGAGCTGACTTTTTACTTGGCGGCGGGCTTCTGGGTCTTCTTGGGGAGGAGCACGGCCTGGATGTTGGGCAGAACACCACCCTGGGCGATGGTCACGCCGGACAGAAGTTTGTTCAACTCCTCGTCGTTGCGGATGGCCAGCTGCAGGTGACGGGGGATGATTCTGGTCTTTTTGTTGTCACGGGCTGCGTTGCCTGCCAACTCCAACACTTCAGCGGCCAAGTACTCAAGAACGGCGGCCAGGTACACAGGGGCACCGGCTCCGACTCTCTCGGCGTAGTTGCCCTTCCTCAGCAGACGGTGGATACGACCCACGGGGAACTGAAGTCCGGCACGGGATGATCGGCTCTTTGCCTTTCCCTTCACTTTACCTCCTTTACCACGTCCAGACATTTTCAAGTTGTAGGTTGGGTGCTGACAAAATGATATCAACGAATAACACACGATGCGCTGCGCCACGCTATTTAAACACTTCCACGGATTGAAATGTTCCGCCAATCGCTATGCTTGTCTTATACGCACCTCGGGCAAACCGaccaatttaatgtttacaaggaCGTCCGCAATTTACCTGTTCGCTTCAATCCCCCTCGCGTGATATATAAGGCCGCGATTCGCTTAGCGCCACTCATAGTTTCAGTTTGCCAGCAATCTGTAAACATGCCACCCAAAGTCGGATCTAAAGGAGCTAAGAAAGCCGCCACCAAGGCCAAGGCCCAGAGAACTGGGGACAAGAAAAAGCGCAGGAGGAGGAGGGAATCCTACGCTATCTACATCTACAAAGTCCTGAAGCAGGTGCACCCTGACACTGGAGTTTCCAGCAAGGCCATGAGCATCATGAATTCTTTCGTCAATGACATCTTCGAGAGAATCGCCGCCGAGGCTTCCCGCCTGGCCCACTACAACAAACGCTCAACCATCACCAGCAGAGAAATCCAGACTGCAGTCCGTCTTCTCCTGCCCGGTGAATTGGCCAAGCACGCTGTCTCTGAAGGCACCAAGGCTGTCACCAAGTACACCAGCAGCAAGTAAACTGCAAGCAGTGGcagtttgataaaacaaaacggcccttttcagggccacacaaatttttcgaaaagctACCATCTTTATAATGCAATAGTAAACAACTGTTTCAGTTGTGTGTACTGGTTGTGTCATTGTAATGCTGTCAATTTCTTAAACAGTCCTTtaaggaaaataaacaaatacatgaagaaaaaaaaaaccctcaaatacacatacatcaaatacaaattatgcATCAGAGGGGTACGTGcatgtacaataaaaacaaaatctttccCAATTACAGCACATGTGCCCGATTTCCACAGATTTCTCCTATTTTCGATGTAATAGTCTTAGAGTACAGAAGATTCCCATCGGTTGTGTTTATTTatagttgtgtttatatatagttGTGTTTATCTATAATGGCACATAACTGATAGTTGTAGCTGAACAATTTAACATATGATCTGTCTGTTGAATACTATTATCTAATGTTATAATAAATCTGTAACAACATATTCTGGGCACACTACTATGCTGTATATTCTAATTTATTTCCCCACCTATTAATTGTTACAACGATAATTCACTTCCGCAGATTTTAAGACTTGAATATGGTCCACAATAGCccatatattatttcattgtaatttattgatattcaaatatcagaaaacaatcgataaatgatgtgtttatgtttacatattatgtgtctatttaaacatgttataatatagatttttggaataaaaaaataaccaaacatTTATATCTAACAGCTGGTGAAATATATTGCTTTGTTTAAACTGCACGGAATGATTTGGTCCTTATTCTAAATATCAagattgttaaaaaagaaataataaaaatacaaatgtggTTGGGTTGAATGAAATAAGgtgcaattgatattttttctgagTTATAGTCCTAGTCAAATTTGAATATAGAAAGCATGTCAGGGAAAGGTGTGATTGACAATGATGTGTgtgtcttgttttgttttgtttttttttggggggggggggggggtggggggggttaGGGAACGGGTGGTGGTTTGAACTTGCCTTAACATTAAGTACTTATCAATAACCCTTTCTGTATTCCACTAACTCCTATTCCTTATGtcagatatacatatatcataaccCAGTATGTACAACATTTCACAACATGTGTGATAGAGGcatcttttctaaaaatttggtgGCCGTTAAAACGGCCGTTTGTTGTCCTGTGCGTGTAGCACAAAGGCGGTTGGTTGTCTAACCACCGAATCCGTAGAGGGTACGTCCCTGTCTCTTCAGAGCGTAGACAACGTCCATGGCTGTGACGGTCTTCCTCTTGGCGTGCTCTGTGTATGTGACTGCGTCACGGATGACGTTCTCAAGGAACACCTTCAGGACACCACGGGTCTCCTCGTAGATGAGTCCGGAGATACGTTTGACTCCACCTCTGCGTGCAAGACGACGGATGGCGGGCTTGGTGATACCCTGGATGTTATCTCTCAAGACTTTCCTGTGACGCTTGGCGCCCCCCTTTCCAAGTCCTTTTCCTCCTTTACCACGTCCAGACATGTTTTCTCTCAGTTAAAGTGTACTGAAATGATTATCTACTGCCGCGTGAACAGCTTATAAAGCCCTTTATTTACGACCCGTGAGAGAGCATTCTACCTTGAAAAGTTCGGCAGGGAAAAATTAGCAATAAGTAAACTCAACGCTGATTGGCTACAGTGTAAACGCGCCTCGGCGCTTGTTTGTTGACATATTGTCTGCAGGCACTTTTctcttatatttaataaaacttttttgggtttctttttttttaaaaagagggaTGGTGGTATTGAATAAAT encodes:
- the LOC128172406 gene encoding histone H2A-like — translated: MSGRGKGGKVKGKAKSRSSRAGLQFPVGRIHRLLRKGNYAERVGAGAPVYLAAVLEYLAAEVLELAGNAARDNKKTRIIPRHLQLAIRNDEELNKLLSGVTIAQGGVLPNIQAVLLPKKTQKPAAK
- the LOC128173978 gene encoding histone H2B, giving the protein MPPKVGSKGAKKAATKAKAQRTGDKKKRRRRRESYAIYIYKVLKQVHPDTGVSSKAMSIMNSFVNDIFERIAAEASRLAHYNKRSTITSREIQTAVRLLLPGELAKHAVSEGTKAVTKYTSSK
- the LOC128173120 gene encoding histone H4 yields the protein MSGRGKGGKGLGKGGAKRHRKVLRDNIQGITKPAIRRLARRGGVKRISGLIYEETRGVLKVFLENVIRDAVTYTEHAKRKTVTAMDVVYALKRQGRTLYGFGG
- the LOC128173977 gene encoding histone H1-delta-like, coding for MADTATTTPAKKKVTKPKVPAAHPKYVDMIRAALESLKERGGSSRQAILKYIMANYKVGNDVNSINAHLKMALKNGVKKGALKQAKGTGANMSD